The following DNA comes from Chryseobacterium gallinarum.
TATGGATTCTTTTTATGACAGGAGTTTTATGTGGCTATTTTTTAATCCTGCCTTTCGCTGTTAACTTTGGAGTGATTTTTAAAATTTCGGATATTATTGTTCCGCTTTATGATCTGAGTGATTATACTACCCTGTTTTTACAGGTGGTTTTAGGTATGGGAGTTATTTTTCTTTTTCCCATTCTGATTTATTTCCTTACCAGCATTGGAATTCTCACTCCAATGTTTATGAAAACCTATCGCCGTCATGCCATTGTTCTGATTATGGTGGTAGCGGCCATTATTACTCCGGCAGATGTTTTGAGTATGCTTATGGCAGCTTTCCCACTGCTTGTATTATATGAATTCAGTATTATGATGTGTAGTATCACGTACAAAAAAATTCAGAAGAGCAACAGTAATCTTCCTGCAGTGCAAGAATAATCAGGATACAAAAGATTATTAAGACAGAAAATATACTTTAAAAATAGCCGGGGTTTAGTTTTGAACCCCGGCTATTTTGTTGTATCCCATGATTTCTTATGTGCATTTTTTAAAGTTTAAGACTAATCATTATAGCTCGTCTTTTTACTTTATTTATTCACATTTTTACATTTTCACAATTTTGCTGTTAATTAAATTTTCTATTTTTGAAAAGATTATTAATTAGATTTCAAAATGAAAAAATTATCATATACCCTTATTCTTGCATCAGGACTTGCTTTTGGACAATTTTTTGAAAAAGATAAGGTTTTCACCAGGCAGGACACTTTAAAAGGCAGTAATACCCAGTTCAGAAATTTTTGGGATGTTAAAAAATACGATCTTTCCGTAGAGCCTGATTTTGCCCAAAAAAGTATCAGGGGAAACAACAAAATAAGTTTTGAAATCATCAAAGACATTACCAATCCGGTATTCCAGATTGATCTTCAGCAGCCCATGAAAGCTGATAAGGTAGAAGGAAATTTTTCTATTAAAGACTGGAAACAAGAAGGTGACTTTATTTTTATTACTGCCAATAAAAAATTTAAAAAAGGGGAAAAATACACCATTGATGTTACCTACTCAGGGAATCCTCTTATTGCTAAAAATGCGCCGTGGGACGGAGGCTGGGTTTTCACCAAAGATGAGAAAGGAAATCCATGGATGAGCGTTGCTGACGAAGGCATCGGAGCTTCTATCTGGCTTCCTACCAAAGATATCTGGAGCGATGAGCCTGATAATGGGATTATCATGAAAATCATTACCCCGAATGACCTTGTGGGAGTCGGAAACGGAAGGCTTATTGATAAAAAAACCGACGGTAATAAAACAACCTACACGTGGCAGGTTAAAAACCCGATCAATGCTTATTCTATTATTCCTAACATTGGAAAGTACGTCAATTTTAAAGATACATTCAACGGGGAAAAGGGAAAACTGGATTTAGATTACTGGGTGCTGGATTATAATCTGGATAAGGCACAAAAACAATTCCAGCAGGTAAAACCTATGATTTCGGCTTTCGAATACTGGTTCGGTCCTTACCCATTTTATGAAGACTCTTATAAACTGGTAGATTCTCCGTACCTGGGAATGGAGCATCAAAGTAATGTTGCATATGGAAACGGATACCAGAACGGCTATCGTGGAAAAGATCTTTCTGGAACAGGTATCGGGCTAAAGTGGGATTATATTATCATCCATGAAAGCGGCCATGAATGGTTTGCCAATAACATTACTGCCAAAGATCAGGCGGATATGTGGATCCATGAAAGTTTTACGATGTATTCCGAGGTTCTTTTTACAGAGAAATTTTTAGACAAAAAATCGGCTGACGTTTATATGATCGGCCTCAGAAATGTTATCCAGAATGATGTTCCTATTATTGGACAATATGGGGTAAGAAACGAAGGAAGTGGTGATATGTATCCGAAAGGAGCCAATATGCTCCATACGATAAGGCAGGTCATCAATAACGATGAAAAATTCAGGCAGATCTTAAGAGGCCTAAGCAAAGAGTTTTATCATCAGACCGTTACTACAAAACAGATTGAAGATTACATTTCAGCAAAATCAGGAATTGATTTTTCAAGTGTTTTTAATCAATACCTGAGAACGATAAAAATTCCAACCCTGGAGTATTCTCAAAACGGAGACAGTTTAAAATTCCGGTATACAGATGTAGTTGAAAACCTGAAATTGCCTGTAATCATTAACGGAGATCAAACCATTACTCCGACGGAAAGCTGGCAAACAGTCAAGTTGAAGAAAAATACTCCTGTTGAGCTTAATCCAAACTATTATATTCATTATAAAAACGTTCAGTAAAGTATAAAAAGGCAAATTTGCAAACCGCAGATTTGCCTTTCGTTTATAAATTTTAAGAAAAGTTTAATATTCATTTTCGTAACAAAATGAGCAAAAAAACAACTACTTCATTATAAATATAAATTCAATGAGAAAAACAGCACTTAGCTTAGGCCTTTTTGCCGCTTTTTTAGCGAATGCCCAATCTATAAAAACAACGATTGACCTTGTCAACGTAAAAGATGATAAAGTAGCCGTTACCATGGAGTTCCCGAAAATGAAATCAGGGGATATAAAATTTCATTTCCCTAAAACGGTTCCGGGTACCTATTCTGAAGATGATTACGGAAGGTTTATAGAGGGGATCAAATTTTATGATAACAAAGGAAAGGAACTGACATATACGAAAGTGAATGACAATACTTATTCGTTGAAAAATGCTCAAAATTTAAATAAAATCACCTACCTGGTGAACGACAGCTTTGATGATGAGATGGACACCTCAAAACATAAAGCCGTGTTTTCTCCATCCGGAACTGATATCGAACAGGGTAAAGTGTATTTACTTAACACCCATGGCTTTATCGGATATATTGATAATATGCAGGATGTACCCTATCAGCTTATCATTCAGAAACCAACCGATTTCTATGGAACCACGGCTCTCGTAGACCAGGATAAGTCTGAATCTACCGATACGTTTACATTGGCTAATTATGCAAAAGTAACCGATTCTCCGCTGATGTACACCAAACCGGACTATATTACCTTCAATGCCGGTGGTATGGAACTTGTATTGGGCGTTTATTCTCCTACAGGAAAATACAAGGCTTCCGATTTTAAAGATAATCTTGAAAAAATGGTCATTGCCCAGAAGAAATTTTTAGGGGATATGAACACCAATAAGAAGTATGCAATCATGCTTTATCTTTCCGGTGGAGACGGTCCTCAGATCAAAGGTTTCGGGGCATTGGAACATCATGAATCCACAAGTGTTGTTCTTCCGGAAGCGATGCCTAAAGATGCAATCGACAAAACAATCACCGATGTGGTTTCACACGAGTTTTTCCATACGGTAAATCCTTTGAAAACACATTCTGAAGAAATTCATTACTTCGATTATGCAGATCCTAAAATGTCTCAGCATCTGTGGATGTATGAAGGAGGAACCGAATATTTTGCTAACCTGTTCCAGATTCAGGAAGGGCTGATCAATAAAAATGAGTTTTTACAAAGAATGAACGAAAAAATCGCCAATTCAAAAAACTATGATGACACCATGCCATTTACGGTAATGAGTAAAAACATTCTGAAGGAACCTTACAAAGACCAATACAGAAATGTATATGAAAAAGGAGCTCTTCTGGCCATGTGTCTGGATATTGAGCTGAGAAAACTTTCCAACGGAGAAATGGGATATCGCGATATGATCAGAAAATTGTCTCAGAGATTTGGCGAAAATAAGCCTTTCAAGGATGATAAACTGATTGATGAGCTGGTAGCAGTAACAGGTTATTCCCAGGTAAAAGACTTTTACAACAAATATATTGCGGGCAACCAGCCTACTCCTTATGCAGAATACCTGAACATGGTAGGAGTAGAGATCAAGAAACAGGAAAGCCAGCCTATTTTCTGGTTTATTAAAGATCCGAATCAGACCGGTTTTGATGAAAAGACCAAAGCATTTGCTTTTGACGAAAACTCAGCGTTGTCGCCATTTGCCAAAAGCATCGGATTCAAAATCACCGATCAGGTACTTGCCCTGGACGGAAAAACAGTGGATATTCAAAAGATTCAGGATTTCATCAACTATACGAGAACCATCAAGGATGGTCAGGAAGTGAGTGTTACTATTTTAAGGGATAATGCGGGAAAGAAAGAAAAAATGACCTTAAAGGGAAAAGCTATCCTGGACAAGATGACGATGGAAATCCTCAGCTATAAAACGAATCCAAGCCCGGCAGAACAGAAACTGCAAGATCAGTGGCTTACTGGTAAAAAATAAGAAGAAAGCGGGGAATATTTCTCCGCTTTTTTTGGCACCTACCATTTTTTTACATTAAAAAATTTCTTTGAATTTCTTTTCCTCAGAGATAAAAACAACATCATCCCATTGACCAGCCTAAAGTCGTAAAGACCACAATGTTTACAGGCTATGCAGGTAATCCTTGTACTTATGGAAAATGGTTCCAAAGATGGTATAGCGATGGGACTGTAAAAACTTATTCTATTCTTGGCGTAGAAGTAGAGGGATAAAATTTATCACTAAACAAAATTGCCCGTATTAATTTATGTTAATATGGGTATTATTGTTTTTTAATGATAATTCTAAAGATAGTTCCTTTCGCCACTTCTGTTTGGGCGATTTTAATATCTCCATTATGATATTCCTGAATTACTCTTTTAGCCAGAGACAAGCCTAAACCCCAACCTCTTTTTTTTGTAGAATATCCGGGTTTAAAAGCATTTCTTGCCTGTTGCTTTGTCATACCACTTCCATTATCTTTTACTTCTATCAGAATATTTTTGTTTCTTTCAAAAACCGACATTACTATGGTTCCTTCCCCTTTCATAGCATCTACCGCATTTTTAACCAGGTTTTCAATCACCCAGCTCATCAGAATCCTATTATGAGGCACTAAAAGCATATAAGTAGGAAGATGCAGGGTAAAATTGATTTTCTTTGAAATTCTCGTTTTTAAGTAATCGTAATTTTCCTGAATGGTCTGATTTAAGTTCATATCATTCAATTCAGGAATAGAACCTATTTTTGAAAACCTTTCAGAAATAGTTCTCAATCTTTCAATATCTTTTTCAATTTCGTATACCCCTTCGGAATCCGGGTGTTCCAATTTCATAATTTCCATCCATCCGATCATGGATGATAAAGGAGTTCCGATCTGGTGGGCAGTTTCTTTAGCAAGCCCCGCCCAGAGGTATCCTTCATCCGTTTTTTTTATGGTTTTAAAAAACCAAAAAGAGAATCCGAAATACAATAGAATAAATAAGCCTAAGATATAAGGAGAATAACGTAAATTATTAAGCAAACGAGAATTATCGTAATAGACGAACTGATTATTTCCATCAGGTACCTTAATCTCAATAGGATCATAATTTTTTTCCATATTCCTCATAAGCTGTTCCAGCTTCACAGGGTTTTTAATGATACTCTCAGGAATATTCCTATAATATCCTATATCAATTATAGGGTTTCTGTATTTATCTGTTACAATGAACGGAATGGTATTATTTATATTAAGAATTTCAGGTAATAGATCTAAAACATCAGTATCCGGAGATTTAACTTCCTGCTGAATTCTTATAGCTTTAGAAAGAAGATTGATTCTTTTAATCTCTTCTTTTCTAAGAAAATTAATAAGTGATGTAGAAGCTACCACAATGGCGATCACCAGGGTAGTCATTATAACAAAAATTATCCAGTTATTCAGTCTGGCCAGTATGGATTTTCTCAAAGCTATTTATTTTAAAACATTCAGAATTTTCTGCAGCTCTGCACTTCCGTTTCCCTGATAGTTGTTGATAATAATTGAAAACACATATTTCTTTCCGTCTTTTGCTGTCTGGTACCCTGCAAAAGATTTGGTATCTCTCATAGTACCGCTCTTCATCTTCATTCCGTTTTCCTGAACCGGGAAACCATCGTAATACGCCTCGAACCATGGTTGTTTTTTTGCATATAACAAGGCCTGCACTTCCGCTTTGGCTGCAACATAGTTTTGAGGTGAAAGTCCACTTCCATCGGCAAAATTGATCATATTCGGATTGATTCCTTTTGATTTCCAAAATTCCTTCAGGAAAGCAACCCCGCTTTTAAAGCTTGAATTCCCTTTCTTTTCTTTCCCCAGGGTCTTAATAAAGGTTTCACCATACAGGTTCACACTTTTTCTTAAAAACCAGTACACTATTTTGTCTAAGGTAGGTGATTGATAAGTAAGAATCACATTATCTTTAGGAGCTTCCAAAACCGGTTTTCCATCCAGCTCAAGCTGGGAATTGGTAACCACCTTTCCTGAAATTTCAATTCCGGACTCTTTCAGCCATTGCTTTACTTCTGCAGCCAATTGTAAAGGAGGATTCGGGGCAGAACCTGAAACAGTTACCGTCTTTCCTGTGGGAAGCATTCCGTTGATCAACGCTGTATTGGAATGAGGAGCTGTAAAAATCAGGCTTTGGTCAGAGCTTCCTCCTGTGCTAAGATCATTAAGCCATTTTACCCCTTCCAGAGGATAAGAAAAGCTTTTAAATTCCGTCCCATTAATGTTAATATCAAATTGATTTTCCCGCCAGTTGACTCCCCATACACCTGCTCCGTAATAATTCCCCAGGTCATCCCATGGCCATCCCCCCGGAATGGTCTGATGATCAAAATAAGAATCGTCAATGACCACATCCCCCGATATTTTGGTAATTCCGGCGGTCTTAATGGCTTCCATCAGTTTCTTTTTAAAACTTTCCGGTTTATAAGCTTCATACCTCCAGCTGCCCAATGTGGGATCTCCATTTGAACTGATAAAAAGATTTCCGTTTAAAATGCCACCGGACAAACTTCCGGAATAGCTTGAAGTCGTTTTGTAGGTATAGCTTTTCCCCAATGTTTCCAACGCTGCACCGGCAGTAAATATTTTCTGTGTGGAAGCAGTAGATAATCCCTTGCTTCCCTGATACTCGTATATGAAATTTCCATTTTCGTCTGATACATAAAATGACAGGTTAGAAGCAATGGCGCCGGAAGAATCCATGAGGTCCTTGGTTACCTTATCCAGTCTCTGAGCGATATTCTGGGCAGAAAAAAACTGTACGGAGAAGATGAGAACAGTAAGTGTTTTTTTCATTGATTGTGATTTAAGACAGGTTGTACTACAGTTGCCCTGTAAAGTGTTTATTCTTCAAATGTCGTTCACAGAGCACTTATAGTTTTAATTTTAATCAAATATAAACAAAATAAGAGTTATTCAGACAGGAAACTGCCGGGCTCTATTTCATAAGGTTCACGATCCTTTTCAAAAATTCTTGTCAGCTCACTTCCTTCCACCGTAATAGAATCCCCTGTTCTTCTGATCCAGTTACCTTCTCTTAAGCCTATTACTTTGACATCATTCTGGGTCAGAAATTCTTTTATACGGGTTTCTCTTGTTTCTCCATTATGTTTTAAGTCAGGATTCGGGTCAAGATAGTGAGGATTGATATTGAACGGAACCAATCCCATGCAATCGAAGCTCGGTGGATAAACGATAGGCATATCATTTGTCGTTTTCATATTCAGGCCTCCGATATTACTTCCTGCACTGCACCCCAGATACGGTTTTCCGAGGAACACATTTTCTTTTAAAACAGACATCAACCCTTCTTCATGGAGGGTTTTTACCAATAAAAAGGTATTTCCGCCTCCTGTAAAATATCCTTCTGCTTTGTCTAGAGCTTCTTTTTTGTCTTTAAATTCGTGAAGACCCTTTACTTTGATATTCATCGTTTCAAAGAAAGAACGCGCCTTTGCCGTATAATCATCATGAGAAATTCCACCCGGTCTTGCGAAAGGGATAAAAATAATTTCGTCAGTTCCTGCATATAATGTAATAAGTTCTTCTCTCAGGTATTCCAGATATTCTCCTCCGAAAAGTGTGGAGGTTGAAGCAAGTATGATGTTCATATAATGAAATTAAAGTTGGGTTACAAAGATAACCTCAATCAGGAAGAATCAAAAATTAAACTAAAAAAAACAGTAATCCCGTTAATATTTTCTAAAAAAACCTAAAGCTTCTAAAATTTAGATTTTTCTGGAATTATTATTGAATTTGAGAAAACAGAATTATAAAATATAAGATTATGAAAATGTCGAAAGTTAATAGTAAAAGTTTATTTTTAGGTTTAATTCTTACAGGAGCTGTAAGTCTGGTAAATGCACAAACTACGAAGACAGACAGCACTAATAATACAGCGAACACCACGAATACTGCTGCTGCACAATCAAGCAACCCAACAATTGAAGGACTTAAAAAACAGGTTGAGGCTAATCCAAAAGATACTGATGCACTGGCAAAGCTGGCAACAGCCTATCAGGAAGCCTCAGATTGGACTAACGCCATTGACACCTGGAAAAAGATATCTGTTTTATTACCGGACTGGGCTCCATCATATTACAGCCAGGCCTATGCCTATCAGGCTGCTAAAGATGATGCCAACGCAAAACTTGCTTACGAAAAATATATTGCAACTGTAAAACCTGAAGAAGTGGAACAGAATAAGAAAAATCTGGCCTACGCATATTTTTATCTGGCCTTTACAGAACAGCAGACTGATCGGAATAAAGCAAAAGAGCATATTGCTAAATCTCTTCAATACGATCCTACCAATCAGGATGCTATAAAACTTAGCAAAGCTTTAAATTCATAGCATAAAATCCGGAAAATTTCCGGATTTTATTTTTTTTGCCTACGGATTCTATTCAATTTTCTTTCCGAAAAAATCCGTTTCACCATGCAAATGACGGATGATTTTTTCAATATTTCGCTGGATACCGGCTTCTGTTTTCAGGTTATTGATATACCGGATCAGCTCATGCCTTCTGGATGGAATCAGTTTATCAAAGTTTGCACTGGCAACAGCACTTTTTTTAATGGCTTCTTCTAATTGAGGATGTATGGAAATAATCCGGTCAGAATTATCATATGCTAAAGTTACTTCAATGACCTCACCTACTCTCTGAGGAGAGTTTTTCAGCATTGTTAAATTAATATACAGTCTCCATTCTCCAAGATATTTCATCAGATTTTGGGTAAATTCCTTCCCGTTCACTGTCCCTTTCACCGGAATCGGGCTTTTATTCCTTCCGGATTGGGTGAAAATAAAGGCCAGAACTTCCTCGGGAACAAAAACAAAAGGATTGATTCCAATAATATCAAGGCGAGCTGTAAAACTATGACTTTCCATGAGAAACAAATTTAAATGGATTTTCCAAATGTACAATGTGGCTAGAAGCTAGAAGCAAAATTAACTGTTTAGTTTAGAATTAAATAAAAAAATATTTTTTCCCTGACTCCGCCACTCTTCAGCTCACATTAAACCCATCAGTTCTGGCCTTTGCATGCCTCAAAGTAGAACCCTGTAACTTAAAATTCATGTCTCAAAACTGAATTAATTCGCTATCTTTGCACCAATAAATCTATTTAACGAAATGAAATTTTTTATTGACACAGCTAATTTAGAGCAAATCAAAGAAGCAAGAGACCTTGGAATTTTAGATGGTGTTACTACCAACCCTTCATTAATGGCTAAGGAAGGAATTCAGGGAGCTGAAGCAATCAAAAACCATTATAAAACGATCTGCGAACTTGTAGACGGGGATATTTCTGCAGAAGTACTTTCTACTACTTATGAAGAAATGATCAAAGAAGGAGATGAATTGGCTGCCATTCACGAAAATATCGTTGTGAAGATTCCAATGATTAAAGACGGGATCAAAGCTTTAAAATATTTTTCTGATAAAGGAATCAAAACTAATTGTACTCTGATTTTCTCTCCGGGGCAGGCTCTTTTAGCAGCAAAAGCCGGAGCTACCTATGTTTCTCCTTTCTTGGGAAGGTTAGATGATATTTCTACTGATGGATTAAACCTTATCCAGGAGATAAGATTGATTTTCGACAACTATATGTTTGAAACCGAAATTCTGGCAGCTTCTATCCGTCATTCAATGCATATTATTGACTGTGCTAAAATCGGTGCGGATGTAATCACTTCTCCACTGCCTCCGATCCTGAGCTTATTAAAGCATCCGCTAACGGACAGCGGACTTGCTCAGTTTGTTTCAGATTCTCAAAAACTGGCTTAATAATAAGCCATCATTAAGAATATAAAATCCCGGACATTGTTCCGGGATTTATTTATGATAGCAGCTGTTATTTCAATAAATCCAGTTCAAGGATATTATTTTGTTTTTTCAGGTCATTCAACATTTTTATTTCTTTGTCTTTTCTTCCTTTTTCAGAGTCTACCAGCTTTCCTGATGCATCTATTTCCTGAAGGATAAAACCTCTGGCCAGCATCTCTTTTTCACTTTTCATCGGATCGGCACGATATTCTTTAAACGCTTTCCTGTACTTTTCCTCACTTATCGTAACAAGAGCATTAAATCTTTCTTTTTCCTTTGTACTCTGCCATTTGTAATCTACCGGAAGCTTTTTATTCCCCTTTAATTCATATAAATGACTATGGGTGGCGTCTTCAAGTTTTACTATCAATCCGGGAAGACCATAGAATTTGTAAGGACCATCCTGAATAGGAAGATCCGTGGTAAACCAGGCCGTCCATTTCCTGCCGGCAAAATTACAGATGGCTTTCTGAGCGGTAAACTCTCCTATCTTTTCTTTCTCCGGAAGAATTTTCCATTCCTGTCTTCTTTTATCCTGCACCATATATTCATCAGCAGACAGGTTCGTAAAAAAATTAACTGAATAATCAGGATAACTCTTTTCGACACTATAGGCGATTTTTCCTTTCAATTTGATTCCCGAAAAATTTATTTCAGAGCTTCCGGCCTTCAATTGTTTTTCCATAGAAGCTGTCATCAGAGAATCCGATTCGAAGGAGTCTTTACTGTAGAATTTTGATCCCGCCGGGATAACATCCAAAAGCATAATTTCGGTTTCCGGTTTATCCTTTGCTGTAGAATCTATAATATATTTATATTCATACATAAACCGTTGATTCTGTCCGTTCACTATTAATCCTGATAGCAGAGTAAATGTGATAATTAGTTTTTTCATTATTATTTTAATTGGGAGTTTTAATTTTCCTGAATGATACTTTTTACAACTGTACAAGGATTTCCTACTGCTACCACATTATCCGGAATATCTTTAGTGACTACGCTTCCTGCGCCGATCACTGAGTTATTTCCTATAGAGACTCCCGGAAGCACCACCACATTACCGCCGAGCCATACGTTATCGCCAACTTTAATCGGGCGGGCATATTCCAGACCCTCATTTCTTTGTTTGACATCCAATGGATGCCCGGCTGTATAAAAGCTACAGTTTGGGCCAATAAATACATTGTCACCGAATTCTACCCTGGCACAATCTAAAATAACGAGGTTATGATTGGCATAGAAATTCTCCCCCGTTTTGATATTATAACCGTAATCGCACCAGAAAGCAGGCTCTATACAGATATTTTCTTTTATATTTCCGATAATTCTTTTGAGAAGCCTGTACCTGTTTTCAGAGTCTGAATTTTTCAGCCCGTTATATTCCTGGCACAGATCTTTGCAGGCTATCCGCTCCCGAATCAGTTCTTTATCATAATTGGCGTTGTATAACAGCCCGGCTGCACATTTTTCTTTTTCTGTCATAGGGATAATATCGATTGTGGTTACGTATTGAAAGATAAGAAATGTTATAATAAAGTAATTATATTTTTGTCACCTTATTCGTTGCTATTAAAACAAAAACAGAACACTTCCAAAGCATTCTGTTTTTATATAAAAATGAATAATTTTAATTCACCAGATCCGGTTCAATCGGGTTATTATCTTTCAGGAGACTTTCCTTGGTCCTTTTTTCCATTTCCCTGAAAACCTGATTGGGATCTGAAATTTCTTTTCCGTCTGAAGTTTTCACTTTAAAAGCTACTTTCATATTGGAATTTCCCCCGCTATTCATCATCAGCTCCCGCATATTCTTTGTTGGGTCGTTTAC
Coding sequences within:
- a CDS encoding sugar O-acetyltransferase, translated to MTEKEKCAAGLLYNANYDKELIRERIACKDLCQEYNGLKNSDSENRYRLLKRIIGNIKENICIEPAFWCDYGYNIKTGENFYANHNLVILDCARVEFGDNVFIGPNCSFYTAGHPLDVKQRNEGLEYARPIKVGDNVWLGGNVVVLPGVSIGNNSVIGAGSVVTKDIPDNVVAVGNPCTVVKSIIQEN